A genome region from Thermomonospora amylolytica includes the following:
- a CDS encoding phosphoribosyltransferase, translating into MVFGRTGGSATVHVRLPFADRAEAGRVLGELLVPHELADPLILALPRGGVPVAAEVAGRLGGPDRPAVMDVLVTRKIGYPPQPELGVGAIAEGGEPVFDRTLLDRLGLVEADLADTVARERAELDRRVRAYRGGRPLPDPAGRAVVVVDDGLATGVTARAALRAVRARHPARLLLAAPVGAPDSVRMLAAEADEVVVCAQPAAFRAVGQWYRRFDQLTDRDVTRLLEGRRA; encoded by the coding sequence ATGGTCTTCGGAAGGACCGGCGGCAGCGCGACCGTGCACGTGCGGCTGCCGTTCGCCGACCGGGCGGAGGCCGGCCGCGTGCTCGGCGAGCTGCTGGTGCCGCACGAACTGGCCGACCCGCTGATCCTGGCGCTGCCGCGGGGCGGGGTGCCGGTGGCGGCGGAGGTGGCCGGGCGGCTCGGCGGGCCGGACCGGCCGGCCGTCATGGACGTGCTGGTGACCCGCAAGATCGGGTACCCGCCGCAGCCGGAGCTGGGGGTCGGCGCCATCGCCGAGGGCGGCGAGCCGGTGTTCGACCGCACCCTGCTGGACCGGCTGGGGCTGGTGGAGGCGGACCTGGCCGACACGGTGGCGCGGGAGCGGGCCGAGCTGGACCGCCGGGTGCGCGCCTACCGGGGCGGGCGCCCGCTGCCCGACCCGGCCGGACGGGCGGTCGTGGTGGTCGACGACGGGCTGGCGACCGGGGTGACCGCGCGGGCGGCGCTGCGCGCGGTCCGGGCGCGGCACCCGGCACGGCTGCTGCTGGCCGCTCCGGTCGGCGCCCCCGACTCGGTGCGGATGCTGGCGGCCGAGGCCGACGAGGTCGTGGTGTGCGCCCAGCCCGCGGCGTTCCGCGCGGTCGGCCAGTGGTACCGGCGGTTCGACCAGCTCACCGACCGGGACGTGACCCGGCTGCTGGAGGGGAGGCGGGCATGA
- the rsgA gene encoding ribosome small subunit-dependent GTPase A, whose product MASSHFPLPELGWDGGWAAAFTEHIEHTEHLAGRVARVDKGACTVLTEQGELRAGYGAEPPCVGDWVAVRTGLVPRVRAILPRRTAVVRGGVGRDSRSGLSGDSSRHVLAANVDVAYIVEPAAPDTDLGRIERLLALAWESGAEPVVLITKADLAADLPGLLDAVASAAVGARVHAVSALDGDGLDAVRLRPGRTAVLLGPSGAGKSTLVNALAGRPVMRTGEVRAGDGRGRHTTTHRELLLLDGGGLVIDTPGLRRIGLSDDVAEGLAQTFADVEELAAGCRFADCAHETEPGCAVLAAVESGDLPPRRLASWRRLQREATWMAGRADARLRAEQTRKWKIIHKEMRRSGRNRP is encoded by the coding sequence TTGGCGTCATCGCACTTCCCCCTGCCCGAGCTGGGCTGGGACGGCGGCTGGGCCGCCGCGTTCACTGAGCACATCGAGCACACCGAGCACCTGGCGGGCCGGGTGGCCCGCGTCGACAAGGGCGCCTGCACGGTGCTGACCGAGCAGGGCGAGCTTCGCGCCGGGTACGGCGCCGAACCGCCGTGCGTCGGCGACTGGGTCGCCGTCCGCACCGGTCTCGTGCCGAGGGTGCGGGCGATCCTGCCGCGCCGCACCGCCGTCGTCCGCGGCGGCGTCGGCCGCGACTCGCGGTCGGGGCTGTCGGGCGACTCGTCGCGGCATGTGCTGGCCGCCAACGTCGACGTGGCCTACATCGTCGAACCGGCCGCGCCCGACACCGACCTCGGCCGCATCGAACGGCTGCTCGCGCTGGCCTGGGAGAGCGGCGCCGAGCCGGTCGTCCTGATCACCAAGGCCGACCTGGCGGCCGACCTGCCCGGCCTGCTCGACGCCGTCGCCTCCGCCGCCGTCGGCGCACGGGTGCACGCGGTGTCCGCGCTCGACGGCGACGGCCTGGACGCCGTACGGCTGCGACCGGGCCGGACGGCGGTCCTCCTCGGCCCGTCCGGGGCCGGCAAGTCCACCCTGGTCAACGCGCTCGCCGGGAGGCCGGTGATGCGGACCGGGGAGGTGCGGGCCGGGGACGGGCGCGGCCGGCACACCACCACCCACCGGGAGCTGCTGCTCCTGGACGGGGGCGGGCTGGTGATCGACACGCCGGGGCTGCGCCGGATCGGGCTGTCCGACGACGTCGCCGAAGGGCTGGCGCAGACGTTCGCCGATGTCGAGGAGCTGGCCGCCGGGTGCCGGTTCGCCGACTGCGCGCACGAGACCGAGCCCGGCTGCGCGGTGCTGGCCGCCGTCGAGTCCGGCGACCTGCCGCCGCGGCGGCTGGCGAGCTGGCGCAGGCTGCAGCGCGAGGCGACCTGGATGGCGGGCCGCGCCGACGCCCGGCTGCGCGCCGAGCAGACCCGCAAGTGGAAGATCATCCACAAGGAGATGCGCCGGTCGGGCCGCAACCGCCCGTGA
- a CDS encoding lycopene cyclase family protein gives MDETEIVVIGAGAAGLSLVHHLTADGAAPAVILVDAPEGPLRPPERTWCFWEAGDGDYEEAVVASWPRLRVLGPDGTALVRRPDPLRYKMIRSSGFEAFVGRALAARPTVRRVCAEVDTVRNVPGGAEVGGVTAEGRRMTLRARWVYDSRPPRSLPPARSTLLQHFRGWFVRTGRPVFDPGVASLMDFRTPQPARGLSFGYVLPLGPDEALVEYTEFSPAPLGDDAYERALRHYTGEVLKLGALRVRAVEQGVIPMTDAVFPRRVGDAVFRIGTAGGATRPATGYTFAAIQRQSRAIADAYRRGAEPVPPPPYPARSRAMDAVLLRALDRGRVDGAAFFTGLFARTPPERLLRFLDGRSRPWEDIAIGLNTPVWPMLRTAAELPLLPRRRPSRERP, from the coding sequence GTGGACGAGACCGAGATCGTCGTCATCGGCGCGGGGGCCGCCGGGCTCTCGCTGGTCCACCACCTCACCGCGGACGGCGCGGCGCCCGCCGTGATCCTGGTGGACGCCCCGGAGGGGCCGTTGCGCCCGCCCGAACGCACCTGGTGCTTCTGGGAGGCGGGCGACGGGGACTACGAGGAGGCGGTGGTCGCCTCCTGGCCGCGGCTGCGAGTGCTCGGCCCGGACGGCACCGCGCTGGTCCGGCGGCCGGATCCGCTGCGGTACAAGATGATCCGCTCCAGCGGCTTCGAGGCGTTCGTGGGCCGTGCCCTGGCCGCACGCCCCACCGTGCGGCGGGTGTGCGCCGAGGTCGACACGGTGCGGAACGTCCCGGGCGGCGCCGAGGTCGGCGGCGTCACGGCCGAGGGGCGCCGGATGACGCTGCGCGCCCGCTGGGTGTACGACTCACGTCCGCCGCGGTCGCTGCCTCCCGCGCGTTCCACGCTGTTGCAGCACTTCCGGGGCTGGTTCGTGCGGACCGGGCGCCCGGTGTTCGATCCGGGCGTGGCGTCGCTGATGGACTTCCGGACTCCGCAGCCCGCCCGGGGCCTGTCGTTCGGCTACGTGCTGCCGTTGGGGCCGGACGAGGCTCTGGTGGAGTACACCGAGTTCTCCCCCGCCCCGCTGGGCGACGACGCCTACGAACGGGCGCTGCGGCACTACACCGGCGAGGTCCTCAAGCTGGGGGCGTTGCGGGTCCGGGCCGTCGAGCAGGGCGTGATCCCGATGACCGACGCGGTGTTCCCGCGGCGGGTGGGGGACGCGGTGTTCCGCATCGGCACCGCGGGAGGGGCGACCCGTCCGGCGACCGGGTACACGTTCGCGGCGATCCAGCGGCAGAGCCGCGCCATCGCCGACGCCTACCGCCGGGGCGCCGAGCCGGTGCCGCCCCCGCCGTATCCGGCCCGCTCCCGCGCCATGGACGCGGTGCTGCTGCGCGCCCTGGACCGGGGGCGGGTGGACGGCGCCGCGTTCTTCACCGGCCTGTTCGCCCGTACCCCGCCCGAACGGCTGCTGCGTTTCCTCGACGGGCGTTCCCGCCCGTGGGAGGACATCGCGATCGGCCTGAAC